From the genome of Geobacter sp. SVR, one region includes:
- a CDS encoding folylpolyglutamate synthase/dihydrofolate synthase family protein, producing the protein MPLAGMLEKLYARRRFGIRPGVERVRLLLDRLGNPERSFRSIHVVGTNGKGSTSAFLSSILSSGGIRTAQFSSPHLVDFSERFRVNGGQIESETLAARLGRVLSNAPEDATFFEIVTALAALSFAEEKVEAAVMEAGMGGRSDATAALPGIMTLVTPIALDHCEYLGTTLEQIAFEKSGIIEPESTAVIACQAPAVRAVFECYGRENSVRTLFAGDAFRAEWNREGTLDYQGVQCSLKGLKPGIPGRYQADNAALALAAAEALAGLGFPAAERAMQSGLATAYWPGRMEMVPGRPPLLLDGAHNPAGAAALAAALSDYNYRRLLLVIGVMADKEVGQIIAPLAPLVTTCYCVTPAVERALDDLSLSRILGAAGIPTLPCGSVANGITTAQSEAGPDDLILVCGSLFTVGEAKAWLTGRNFKGIRG; encoded by the coding sequence ATGCCCCTGGCAGGCATGCTGGAGAAGCTTTATGCCCGCCGGCGTTTCGGTATCCGCCCCGGCGTCGAGCGAGTACGTCTGCTGCTCGACCGCCTGGGCAACCCCGAGCGCTCCTTTCGCAGCATCCATGTTGTCGGTACAAACGGTAAAGGTTCGACCTCTGCTTTTCTCTCGTCCATTTTAAGCTCCGGCGGGATTCGAACCGCGCAGTTCAGCTCGCCCCACCTGGTCGATTTCAGCGAAAGGTTTCGCGTGAATGGCGGCCAGATCGAATCGGAAACGCTTGCGGCCCGGCTTGGCCGGGTTTTGTCAAACGCCCCGGAAGATGCCACCTTCTTCGAGATCGTCACTGCCCTGGCTGCCCTTTCCTTTGCGGAGGAGAAGGTGGAAGCGGCCGTCATGGAGGCGGGCATGGGGGGACGCAGCGACGCTACCGCAGCACTGCCCGGCATCATGACCCTTGTCACCCCGATCGCGCTCGATCACTGTGAGTATCTGGGCACCACCCTGGAACAGATCGCCTTCGAAAAATCGGGCATCATCGAACCGGAAAGCACGGCCGTCATCGCCTGCCAAGCGCCGGCAGTACGAGCGGTATTTGAATGCTACGGCAGAGAGAATTCCGTCAGGACCCTCTTCGCAGGAGACGCCTTCAGGGCGGAATGGAACCGGGAAGGAACGCTCGACTACCAGGGTGTCCAATGCTCCCTGAAAGGCCTGAAGCCGGGCATACCGGGGCGCTACCAAGCGGATAACGCCGCCCTGGCGCTGGCCGCCGCCGAAGCGCTGGCCGGTCTGGGGTTCCCGGCAGCGGAGCGGGCGATGCAGTCGGGTCTTGCCACTGCATACTGGCCGGGACGTATGGAAATGGTTCCAGGGCGCCCCCCCCTGCTCCTGGACGGGGCGCATAATCCGGCCGGGGCCGCGGCACTGGCCGCAGCTCTTTCCGATTACAATTACCGGCGCCTGCTGCTGGTGATCGGAGTCATGGCGGACAAGGAGGTCGGGCAGATAATCGCCCCGCTCGCCCCGCTCGTCACGACCTGCTATTGCGTCACTCCGGCTGTTGAACGGGCCCTGGACGATCTCAGCCTGTCCCGCATCCTGGGCGCTGCGGGAATCCCGACTCTACCCTGCGGCAGCGTTGCGAACGGCATCACAACGGCGCAAAGCGAGGCCGGTCCCGATGATCTGATTCTGGTATGCGGTTCGCTGTTCACGGTGGGCGAGGCCAAGGCCTGGCTGACAGGCAGAAATTTCAAAGGAATACGCGGATAG
- the accD gene encoding acetyl-CoA carboxylase, carboxyltransferase subunit beta codes for MSWFTREKAGIESTGGKKSKVPEGMWIKCAGCSATVLGKDIEQNQNVCPKCGHHYRIAARRRLELLLDGAAWQEFDAGMTSTDFLEFKDAKSYQERINAALAKGGARDAIICVEGTIDGIGVQVSIFDFSFMGGSMGSVVGEKITRSIERALQKRQSVIIISASGGARMQESILSLMQMAKTSAALAKLKKAGLPFISILTDPTTGGVTASFAMLGDLNVAEPKALIGFAGPRVIEQTIRQKLPEGFQRAEYLLDHGMVDVIIPRTEMRPKLASILKMLTSPAA; via the coding sequence ATGAGCTGGTTTACCAGGGAAAAGGCAGGCATAGAGAGTACCGGCGGCAAGAAGAGCAAAGTCCCGGAGGGAATGTGGATCAAGTGTGCCGGCTGTTCGGCAACGGTACTCGGCAAGGATATCGAACAGAACCAGAACGTCTGTCCCAAGTGCGGGCACCATTACCGCATAGCGGCCCGCCGCCGCCTGGAACTCCTGCTGGATGGAGCTGCCTGGCAGGAATTTGATGCTGGCATGACCTCCACCGATTTTCTGGAGTTCAAAGATGCCAAAAGCTACCAGGAGCGGATTAATGCCGCTCTGGCCAAAGGGGGCGCCAGAGACGCCATCATCTGCGTGGAGGGTACCATCGATGGCATCGGTGTTCAGGTGTCAATCTTCGATTTTTCCTTCATGGGTGGCAGCATGGGAAGCGTCGTGGGGGAGAAGATCACCCGTTCCATCGAGCGCGCCCTGCAGAAACGCCAGTCCGTCATTATCATCTCCGCTTCAGGCGGAGCGCGCATGCAGGAGAGCATCCTCTCGCTGATGCAGATGGCCAAGACCTCTGCTGCCCTGGCTAAACTGAAAAAGGCCGGGCTGCCCTTCATATCGATCCTGACCGACCCCACCACCGGCGGCGTCACCGCCAGTTTCGCCATGCTGGGCGACCTCAATGTTGCCGAACCGAAGGCGCTGATCGGATTTGCCGGTCCGCGCGTCATTGAACAGACCATTCGCCAGAAACTGCCCGAAGGATTTCAGCGGGCCGAATATCTGCTCGACCACGGCATGGTGGATGTAATCATCCCCCGGACCGAGATGCGTCCAAAACTTGCGTCGATTCTGAAGATGCTCACCTCCCCCGCTGCCTGA
- the trpA gene encoding tryptophan synthase subunit alpha translates to MDRIKSRFDALGKDRGKALVTFITAGDPDLPTTREMIHLLEEAGADIIELGMPFSDPMADGPTIQLSSERALAAGTTLDGILATVREVRITSQIPIILMGYLNPIHAYGYERFCRDAADAGVDGVLLVDMPPEEAGQFLRHAESSGLKVIFLLTPTSDRARLETVARLGRGFVYYVTVTGVTGARQQVSTSLSAELIAVREKIGIPVVAGFGIATPQQAAEVSLLADGVVVGSAIVRLFQNYAGEELKGELQRFVSSLKQAITPAG, encoded by the coding sequence ATGGACAGAATCAAGAGTCGTTTCGACGCCCTCGGAAAAGATCGGGGCAAAGCACTGGTCACCTTTATCACCGCGGGGGACCCGGACCTCCCCACTACCCGGGAAATGATCCACCTGCTGGAAGAGGCGGGAGCCGACATCATCGAGCTGGGCATGCCCTTTTCCGATCCGATGGCCGACGGCCCCACCATACAACTCTCCTCGGAACGCGCCCTGGCCGCCGGCACAACCCTGGACGGTATTCTCGCCACGGTGCGGGAGGTACGGATCACCTCGCAGATTCCGATCATCCTGATGGGCTATCTCAATCCGATCCATGCTTACGGTTACGAGCGCTTTTGCCGCGATGCCGCCGATGCAGGCGTAGACGGGGTTCTGCTGGTCGATATGCCGCCGGAGGAAGCAGGGCAGTTTCTTCGGCATGCTGAAAGCAGCGGCCTCAAGGTCATCTTTCTGCTTACCCCCACCTCGGACCGGGCCAGGCTCGAAACGGTAGCCAGGCTGGGACGCGGCTTCGTGTATTATGTGACGGTCACCGGCGTCACCGGCGCACGGCAGCAGGTTTCCACCAGCCTGTCCGCTGAACTCATCGCGGTCAGGGAAAAAATCGGGATACCGGTCGTGGCCGGCTTCGGCATTGCCACGCCGCAACAGGCCGCCGAGGTATCGCTGCTAGCCGATGGCGTGGTGGTGGGAAGTGCCATTGTGCGGCTCTTCCAGAACTATGCTGGCGAAGAGCTCAAAGGTGAGCTGCAACGTTTCGTCAGCTCCCTGAAACAGGCCATCACCCCGGCAGGTTGA
- a CDS encoding methyl-accepting chemotaxis protein encodes MKSPSTPSISNGLTLRTKMALLSATAFAGILFVTLISLFLMHEVRVGGPAYRSIQKNKDALESIALLKSDLFQINSEVQNLMIEADASAARKNIATIENLINDIELNFGIVLESIESAKKKDAINKAEVIWKEYQKTLQAEVLPAAARGDVKRAGDLMAAIQARRFSTFSKAIAQMVDITRQDVSAAEERVAASIRIKMIMSGVVTLAVFCLVALFSYLITISITRPLGACVAFARSVAGGKLDERLKVRGGGEAADLAGAMNIMVENLHSMVSRISSAADVLSAIDNNIEKASRHVVVSASLQETAVRETSEAVDGIKATAMDVADGIEKLASSATETSSSSLEMAASIEEVALSADKLSEAVDEVTSSIMEMATSIKQIGSSIINLQDASNTTSSSISEMDATIRQVEKNALDTSAISEGVRKDAETGKRAVEEAMAGMQAIRESSRITAEVIENLSLRANDIGTILSVIDEVAEQTNLLALNAAIIAAQAGEHGKGFAVVADEIRELAERTSSSTREIATVIRGVQEETNRAVNAINMAEESISEGEKLSERSGAALEKIVSGVQKASIQVAEIARATVEQAYGSQSIKEAMESVAEMVEHIASSANEHALTSEQIAKAVERMKDLTVHVRISTREQSRTSSLIAHAIENSNLMVEQVRNGCHIQAMNSDTITAAVQNIRKSTASNTEMVRVLEGSVTGLSKQISLLEKEMSRFKI; translated from the coding sequence GTGAAGAGTCCCTCGACTCCGAGCATCAGTAACGGCCTGACCCTGCGGACCAAGATGGCGCTGCTTTCCGCAACGGCCTTCGCCGGCATCCTGTTCGTGACCCTGATCAGTCTGTTTCTGATGCATGAAGTCAGGGTCGGGGGTCCCGCCTACCGATCGATTCAAAAAAACAAGGACGCGCTCGAAAGCATCGCCCTGCTCAAGTCCGACCTGTTCCAGATCAACAGCGAGGTGCAGAACCTGATGATCGAGGCGGACGCCTCGGCAGCCCGCAAGAACATCGCCACCATTGAAAACCTGATCAACGACATCGAGCTCAATTTCGGCATTGTGCTCGAATCAATCGAATCCGCCAAAAAAAAAGACGCAATCAACAAGGCCGAGGTCATCTGGAAGGAGTATCAGAAAACCCTGCAGGCCGAGGTGTTGCCTGCCGCCGCCCGGGGTGACGTGAAACGGGCCGGGGATCTCATGGCTGCCATCCAGGCCCGACGTTTCAGCACCTTCAGCAAGGCGATCGCCCAGATGGTCGACATCACGCGCCAGGATGTCAGTGCCGCCGAAGAGCGGGTTGCCGCCAGTATCAGGATCAAGATGATCATGTCCGGTGTCGTGACGCTGGCGGTCTTCTGTCTGGTGGCACTGTTCTCGTACCTGATCACCATCTCGATCACCCGCCCCCTGGGCGCCTGTGTCGCATTCGCGCGATCCGTGGCCGGGGGTAAACTGGATGAGCGCCTGAAGGTGCGTGGCGGCGGAGAAGCGGCGGATCTGGCCGGCGCAATGAACATCATGGTGGAGAACCTGCACAGCATGGTTTCTCGGATCAGCTCCGCCGCCGATGTGCTTTCGGCCATAGACAACAACATCGAAAAGGCTTCCCGGCACGTGGTCGTTTCCGCCAGTCTGCAGGAGACGGCCGTAAGAGAAACTTCCGAGGCCGTAGACGGCATCAAGGCGACCGCCATGGATGTGGCGGACGGCATCGAAAAGCTGGCATCTTCTGCCACCGAAACATCGTCATCCAGCCTTGAAATGGCAGCCAGCATCGAAGAGGTGGCCCTGAGCGCCGACAAGCTCAGCGAGGCGGTCGATGAAGTCACCTCGTCGATCATGGAGATGGCGACCTCCATCAAGCAGATCGGCTCCAGTATCATCAATCTGCAGGATGCCTCCAATACCACCTCCTCGTCCATTTCGGAAATGGATGCCACCATCAGACAGGTCGAGAAAAATGCCCTCGACACCTCCGCCATTTCAGAGGGGGTACGCAAGGACGCCGAAACCGGGAAGCGCGCGGTTGAAGAAGCCATGGCCGGCATGCAGGCCATCAGGGAATCATCCCGAATCACGGCCGAGGTGATCGAAAACCTGTCCCTGCGCGCCAACGATATCGGCACCATCCTCTCGGTGATCGACGAGGTGGCGGAACAGACCAACCTGCTGGCCCTGAATGCCGCCATTATCGCGGCCCAGGCGGGTGAACACGGCAAAGGCTTTGCGGTGGTGGCGGACGAGATCAGGGAACTGGCCGAGCGCACCAGCAGCTCCACCCGGGAAATTGCCACTGTTATCCGCGGGGTGCAGGAAGAAACCAACCGGGCCGTCAACGCCATCAATATGGCTGAAGAAAGCATTTCCGAGGGGGAAAAGCTTTCCGAGCGCTCCGGCGCCGCCCTGGAAAAAATCGTCAGCGGCGTGCAGAAAGCCAGCATCCAGGTCGCGGAGATCGCACGCGCCACCGTTGAACAGGCTTACGGCAGCCAAAGTATCAAGGAGGCCATGGAAAGTGTCGCCGAAATGGTCGAACATATCGCCAGTTCAGCCAACGAGCATGCCCTGACCAGCGAGCAGATCGCCAAGGCGGTGGAGCGGATGAAGGATCTCACGGTCCACGTCAGGATTTCGACCCGCGAACAGAGCCGCACCAGCAGCCTGATAGCCCATGCCATCGAAAATTCCAACCTGATGGTGGAACAGGTACGCAACGGCTGCCATATTCAGGCCATGAACAGCGACACCATCACAGCCGCCGTCCAGAACATCCGGAAATCTACAGCCTCCAATACCGAGATGGTCAGGGTGCTTGAGGGATCGGTCACCGGTCTTTCGAAACAGATCTCGCTCCTCGAGAAAGAGATGTCCCGCTTCAAGATCTGA